In Cupriavidus taiwanensis, the following are encoded in one genomic region:
- a CDS encoding RNA recognition motif domain-containing protein, with translation MSRLLLTNIDPDTSDEEIRAFLEKYGFPPFDSLEHEDGDGSHPAVLLTYGGLDPAVLGKLQQRIDHMYWKKRQLSASILHDRFA, from the coding sequence ATGAGCCGCCTGCTGCTCACCAATATCGACCCCGACACCTCGGACGAAGAAATCCGGGCGTTCCTGGAAAAGTACGGTTTCCCGCCTTTCGACAGTCTTGAGCATGAGGACGGCGACGGCTCGCACCCGGCCGTGCTGCTGACTTATGGCGGCCTGGACCCTGCGGTGCTGGGCAAGCTGCAGCAGCGCATCGACCATATGTACTGGAAGAAGCGCCAGCTGAGCGCTTCCATCCTGCATGACCGCTTTGCGTAG
- a CDS encoding glutathione S-transferase family protein has translation MTMTLYYNPQSRASVARWMLEEVGADYALQHIDIAKGESRAPAFLAINPMGKIPTLVLDDGTVLTENGAIIAWLADAYPNAGLMPPPGSSARGTVLRWLFFCGSCFEPALTDRMMRAQAPLPKQTVGWGDYDEVIDAIEKALTPGPFVLGDSFSAADVYLGASLAWAGQFGAPRVSESRCIQDYVKRITARDAFVRAAKG, from the coding sequence ATGACGATGACGCTTTACTACAACCCGCAGAGCCGCGCGTCGGTGGCGCGCTGGATGCTGGAGGAGGTCGGCGCCGACTACGCGCTGCAGCACATCGATATCGCCAAGGGGGAAAGCCGCGCGCCGGCTTTCCTCGCGATCAATCCGATGGGCAAGATTCCCACGCTGGTCCTCGATGACGGCACCGTGCTGACTGAAAACGGCGCCATCATCGCCTGGCTTGCCGATGCCTATCCGAACGCCGGCTTGATGCCGCCGCCGGGCTCGTCCGCGCGCGGCACGGTGCTGCGCTGGCTGTTCTTCTGCGGCAGCTGCTTCGAGCCCGCGCTGACCGACCGCATGATGCGCGCCCAGGCGCCGCTGCCCAAGCAGACGGTTGGCTGGGGCGACTATGACGAAGTCATCGACGCGATCGAGAAAGCCCTGACGCCAGGCCCCTTCGTGCTGGGCGACAGCTTCAGCGCCGCGGACGTCTACCTGGGCGCATCGCTGGCGTGGGCGGGCCAGTTCGGCGCGCCGCGCGTAAGCGAGAGCCGCTGCATCCAGGACTACGTCAAGCGCATCACCGCACGCGACGCGTTCGTGCGCGCGGCGAAGGGCTGA
- a CDS encoding acetyl-CoA carboxylase biotin carboxylase subunit produces MFNKILIANRGEIACRVAATCRRLGIRTVAVYSDADAEARHVAFCDEAVHIGGAAARDSYLRADHIIEMAKETGAQAIHPGYGFLSENEAFAEACAAAGLVFIGPPASAIHAMGSKSAAKQLMEQASVPLVPGYHGDDQDPALLRREADRIGYPVLLKASAGGGGKGMRVVESGDGFEAALASVKREASASFGDDKVLVEKYLTRPRHIEIQVFADTHGNCVYLFERDCSVQRRHQKVLEEAPAPGMTEERRRAMGEAAVAAAKAVGYVGAGTVEFIANQDGSFYFMEMNTRLQVEHPVTEMITGQDLVEWQLRVAAGEPLPLAQEQLRIDGHALEARIYAENPDKQFLPSTGTLRFLRTPPAVQFMRGEDAHGPAGVRIDAGVREGDTISPFYDPMIAKLIVWGKDRDEALARMRQALAAYHVVGLSTNVAFLQRLVKSEAFRTADLDTGLIERNEAVLFPPPAPVGMEPIALAVAALLEREARELRIDAADPHSPWTHAGAWRLNGGVSRTLRFGYG; encoded by the coding sequence ATGTTCAACAAGATCCTGATCGCCAACCGCGGTGAAATCGCCTGCCGCGTGGCCGCCACCTGCCGCCGGCTGGGCATCCGCACCGTCGCGGTGTATTCCGATGCCGACGCCGAGGCGCGCCACGTCGCCTTCTGCGACGAGGCCGTGCATATCGGCGGCGCCGCCGCGCGCGACAGCTACCTGCGCGCCGACCACATCATCGAGATGGCCAAGGAGACCGGCGCCCAGGCGATCCACCCGGGCTACGGCTTCCTGTCCGAGAACGAGGCCTTCGCCGAGGCCTGCGCCGCGGCGGGGCTGGTGTTTATCGGCCCGCCGGCGTCGGCGATCCACGCGATGGGCAGCAAGAGCGCGGCCAAGCAGCTGATGGAACAGGCGTCGGTGCCGCTGGTGCCGGGCTACCACGGCGACGACCAGGACCCGGCGCTGCTGCGCCGCGAGGCCGACCGCATCGGCTACCCGGTGCTGCTCAAGGCCAGCGCGGGCGGCGGCGGCAAGGGCATGCGCGTGGTCGAGTCGGGCGACGGCTTCGAGGCCGCGCTGGCGTCGGTCAAGCGCGAGGCGTCGGCCAGCTTCGGCGACGACAAGGTGCTGGTCGAGAAGTACCTGACGCGCCCGCGCCATATCGAGATCCAGGTGTTTGCCGACACCCACGGCAACTGCGTCTACCTGTTCGAGCGCGACTGCTCGGTGCAGCGCCGCCATCAGAAGGTGCTGGAGGAAGCGCCGGCGCCGGGCATGACCGAGGAGCGCCGCCGTGCGATGGGCGAAGCGGCGGTGGCCGCGGCCAAGGCCGTGGGCTATGTCGGCGCCGGCACGGTCGAGTTCATCGCCAATCAAGATGGCTCGTTCTACTTCATGGAGATGAACACGCGCCTGCAGGTCGAGCATCCGGTTACCGAGATGATCACCGGGCAGGACCTGGTCGAATGGCAGCTGCGCGTCGCCGCCGGCGAGCCGCTGCCGCTGGCGCAGGAGCAGTTGCGCATCGACGGCCATGCGCTGGAGGCGCGCATCTACGCCGAGAACCCTGACAAGCAGTTCCTGCCGTCGACCGGCACGCTGCGCTTCCTGCGCACGCCGCCGGCGGTGCAGTTCATGCGCGGAGAGGATGCGCATGGCCCGGCCGGCGTGCGCATCGACGCCGGCGTGCGCGAGGGCGACACCATCAGCCCGTTCTACGACCCGATGATCGCCAAGCTGATCGTCTGGGGCAAGGACCGCGACGAGGCGCTGGCGCGCATGCGCCAGGCGCTGGCGGCGTATCACGTGGTGGGGCTGTCGACCAACGTGGCATTCCTGCAGCGGCTGGTGAAGTCCGAGGCGTTCCGTACCGCCGATCTCGACACCGGCCTGATCGAGCGCAACGAGGCGGTCCTGTTCCCGCCGCCGGCGCCGGTCGGCATGGAACCGATCGCGCTGGCGGTGGCAGCGCTGCTGGAACGCGAGGCGCGCGAGTTGCGTATCGATGCCGCCGACCCGCACTCGCCGTGGACGCACGCGGGCGCGTGGCGGCTGAACGGCGGCGTGTCGCGCACGCTGCGCTTCGGCTATGG
- a CDS encoding carboxyl transferase domain-containing protein, which yields IVANNGILFSESALKGAHFIELCCQRKIPLVFLQNITGFMVGRKYENEGIARNGAKMVTAVATAQVPKFTVIIGGSFGAGNYGMCGRAYSPRFLWMWPNARISVMGGEQAASVLATVRRDGIEAKGGQWSADEEDAFKQPIRDQYEHQGHPYYASARLWDDGVIDPAQTRTVLGLGLSASLNAPIDEMKFGVFRM from the coding sequence CATCGTCGCCAACAACGGCATCCTGTTCTCGGAGTCGGCGCTCAAGGGCGCGCACTTTATCGAGCTGTGCTGCCAGCGCAAGATCCCGCTGGTGTTCCTGCAGAACATCACCGGCTTCATGGTCGGGCGCAAGTACGAGAACGAAGGCATCGCGCGCAACGGCGCCAAGATGGTGACCGCGGTGGCGACCGCGCAGGTGCCGAAGTTCACGGTGATCATCGGCGGCTCGTTCGGCGCGGGCAACTACGGCATGTGCGGGCGCGCGTATTCGCCGCGCTTTTTGTGGATGTGGCCGAACGCGCGCATCTCGGTGATGGGCGGCGAGCAGGCCGCGAGCGTGCTGGCGACGGTGCGCAGGGACGGCATCGAAGCGAAGGGCGGGCAGTGGAGCGCGGACGAGGAGGATGCCTTCAAGCAGCCGATCCGCGACCAGTACGAGCACCAGGGCCACCCGTACTACGCCAGCGCACGGCTGTGGGACGACGGCGTGATCGACCCCGCGCAGACGCGCACGGTGCTGGGGCTGGGGCTGTCGGCCAGCCTGAACGCGCCGATCGACGAGATGAAGTTCGGCGTGTTCCGCATGTAA
- a CDS encoding VOC family protein — protein MPSKNTICLWYDRDALEAANFYAKTIPDSAVGAVMRAPGDYPDGKEGDVLTVEFTVAGIPCVGLNGGPHFKHSEAFSFQIATDDQAETDRLWNAIVGNGGQESECGWCKDRWGLSWQITPRALLAAVTDPDRAAAKRAFDAMMTMRKIDIATIEAARRGDNASPG, from the coding sequence ATGCCTAGCAAGAACACGATCTGCCTGTGGTACGACCGCGATGCGCTGGAAGCGGCGAACTTCTATGCCAAGACCATTCCCGACAGCGCGGTCGGCGCCGTGATGCGCGCGCCGGGCGACTATCCGGACGGCAAGGAGGGCGATGTGCTGACGGTGGAGTTCACCGTTGCCGGCATCCCGTGTGTCGGGCTGAACGGTGGCCCGCACTTCAAGCACAGCGAGGCCTTCTCGTTCCAGATCGCGACCGACGACCAGGCCGAGACCGACCGGCTGTGGAACGCCATCGTCGGCAACGGCGGCCAGGAAAGCGAATGCGGCTGGTGCAAGGACCGCTGGGGCCTGTCATGGCAGATCACGCCGCGCGCGCTGCTGGCGGCGGTCACCGACCCGGACCGCGCCGCGGCCAAGCGCGCGTTCGACGCGATGATGACGATGCGCAAGATCGACATCGCAACGATCGAGGCAGCCAGGCGGGGCGACAACGCATCACCGGGCTGA
- a CDS encoding galactose oxidase-like domain-containing protein — translation MTFASMLARGLSEIAGNGRHVDSMATLSPQEVMQMRRLTIFRKTVWASVVGFSLVALPIHAAPPVSFDNDACTNPSAEARLKQRETAVLGPSHAEAHARARGKQCRVARGLEQPSAPDEQVLAAARAQATNTAGQWSEPFVIPVVGITAVLLHTGKVLFWSYEPTQYHNPAASNTGVAYVWDPATRTGHAITPPENIWCAGQTILSDGRVFIAGGNLRYPDGNAPEGQQNFQGALSSYTFNPLTETWTAQPDMSVGRWYPTVTKLADNRVVITSGLDETGSGNTTGVVELFTPAAGMDSVGTMSTISFRNPSGMYPFQYLLGSGQMMQAGPAFWNTALLTPGTWSWSSIPNMLSSHYEWANGVLYTDASVTPVKQVVMIAGGAEGDSAFRNNEWFDVGNPNAGWRQFPQWLQPRHNANTVILPDGTLLTVGGNAASNGYDNPHFDSELYNKPAGDPTGSWIPMSPNTIQAGYHSSAILLPDATVLLSQDDMNPLAASTHQAQVYSPPYLFKGGRPRITSAPGAVSLGQTFTVGSSTASVSSVALVAPGAVTHANDMHQRYIKLRHTKQGSKNLRVTLPASSALVPPGYYMLFIIDGQGVPSVAKFVRVS, via the coding sequence ATGACCTTTGCCTCGATGCTTGCTCGCGGGCTTTCCGAGATTGCCGGGAATGGCCGTCACGTCGATTCCATGGCAACGCTGTCACCGCAGGAGGTGATGCAAATGCGTCGACTCACGATCTTCCGGAAAACCGTGTGGGCATCCGTGGTGGGCTTTTCGCTGGTGGCGCTGCCGATTCACGCAGCCCCGCCCGTCAGCTTTGATAATGACGCCTGCACCAACCCTTCCGCCGAGGCCAGGCTGAAGCAGCGGGAAACCGCTGTGCTCGGACCCAGCCATGCGGAGGCGCATGCCAGGGCACGCGGCAAGCAGTGCCGCGTGGCAAGAGGACTGGAACAGCCTTCCGCGCCGGATGAACAGGTGCTGGCAGCGGCCAGGGCCCAGGCGACCAATACGGCCGGCCAATGGAGCGAGCCGTTCGTCATTCCCGTGGTCGGCATCACGGCGGTATTGCTGCACACTGGCAAGGTGCTGTTCTGGTCGTACGAGCCGACGCAATACCATAATCCGGCTGCGTCCAATACCGGCGTTGCCTATGTGTGGGATCCGGCGACACGCACCGGACACGCCATTACGCCGCCGGAGAATATCTGGTGTGCCGGGCAGACGATATTGAGCGACGGCAGGGTTTTCATTGCCGGAGGCAACCTGCGCTACCCGGACGGGAACGCACCGGAAGGACAGCAAAACTTCCAGGGCGCGCTGAGCAGCTATACCTTCAATCCCCTTACCGAGACCTGGACCGCGCAGCCGGATATGTCGGTCGGCCGCTGGTATCCAACCGTTACCAAGCTGGCAGACAACCGCGTAGTCATCACCAGCGGTCTCGACGAAACGGGATCGGGAAATACCACCGGGGTGGTCGAGTTGTTCACCCCTGCCGCAGGCATGGACAGCGTCGGCACGATGAGCACGATTTCTTTCCGCAACCCGTCCGGCATGTATCCGTTCCAATACCTGCTTGGTTCGGGCCAGATGATGCAGGCCGGGCCAGCCTTCTGGAATACCGCGCTGCTGACGCCTGGCACCTGGTCATGGAGCAGCATTCCGAACATGCTGAGCTCGCACTATGAATGGGCCAACGGCGTTCTCTATACCGATGCCTCGGTCACGCCGGTCAAGCAGGTCGTGATGATTGCGGGCGGCGCCGAAGGCGACAGCGCCTTCCGCAACAACGAGTGGTTTGATGTCGGCAACCCCAACGCCGGGTGGCGGCAGTTTCCGCAATGGCTGCAGCCCCGGCATAACGCCAATACCGTAATCCTGCCGGATGGCACGCTGCTTACGGTAGGCGGCAATGCGGCAAGCAACGGCTATGACAACCCGCATTTTGACAGCGAGCTTTACAACAAGCCGGCCGGCGATCCGACCGGCAGCTGGATTCCGATGAGTCCGAACACGATTCAGGCGGGCTACCACTCGAGTGCCATCCTTCTGCCCGACGCCACCGTCCTGCTGTCCCAGGACGATATGAACCCACTCGCCGCCAGCACGCACCAGGCACAGGTGTATTCGCCACCCTACCTGTTCAAGGGCGGGCGTCCCAGGATTACCAGTGCACCCGGTGCCGTGAGCCTGGGGCAGACTTTTACCGTCGGCTCCAGCACGGCCAGTGTTTCCAGCGTGGCGCTGGTCGCACCGGGGGCCGTGACCCACGCCAACGACATGCACCAGCGCTATATCAAGTTGCGGCATACCAAGCAGGGCTCCAAGAACCTGCGGGTCACCCTGCCCGCCTCCAGCGCGCTGGTGCCTCCGGGCTACTACATGCTGTTCATCATCGATGGACAGGGCGTGCCGTCCGTCGCCAAATTCGTCCGCGTCTCCTGA
- a CDS encoding DNA polymerase II, with protein MALQQGFILTRHWRDTPGGTEVEFWLATDDGPRRLRLAPQPSVAFVPQAQRERAEALLCREREVELRPLALRDFQRRPVLGLYCSQHRQLLQLARSLRDAGVDVYEADIRPPERYLMERFITAPVWFDGEPDAGGVLRNAQMKPSADYRPALRLVSLDIETSAAGELYSIALEGCGQRQVYVLGPAPQTPGDVGFPLTYCATRPELLHRLNQWLADHDPDAIIGWNLVQFDLRVLQEQARQFQVPLRLGRGGAEMEWREHNAQQHFFASAPGRLIIDGIEALRSATWSFASFSLEAVAQALLGEGKAIDNPYDRMDAIDRMFAHDKPALARYNLRDCELVTRIFEKTELLRFLLERATVTGLPADRSGGSVAAFTHLYMPLMHRQGYVAPNLGDKAPEASPGGFVMDSRPGLYESVLVLDYKSLYPSIIRTFLIDPVGLVEGLANPDDADAVPGFRGARFSRTRHCLPAIVARVWQGREAAKRDGNKPLAQALKIIMNAFYGVLGSSGCRFFDARLASSITMRGHEIMRQTRALIEARGYEVIYGDTDSTFVWLRRARTEADATQIGRSLVAYVNDWWRDHLWQTYGLESALELQFETHFRRFLMPTIRGTDLGSKKRYAGQVERPDGKREMVFKGLETVRTDWSPLAQRFQQTLYEKVFNREPYADYVRDIVRRTLAGELDEELVYRKRLRRKLDDYQRNVPPHVRAARLADAHNARLGRPRQYQHGGWISYVMTVAGPEPLEARTAPIDYAHYVTRQLEPIADAILPFLDDAFETLLSGQMALFPQ; from the coding sequence GTGGCACTCCAGCAAGGCTTCATCCTGACCCGGCACTGGCGCGATACGCCAGGCGGCACCGAAGTCGAATTCTGGCTGGCCACCGATGACGGGCCGCGGCGATTGCGCCTGGCCCCGCAGCCGTCGGTCGCGTTCGTGCCGCAGGCGCAGCGCGAGCGCGCCGAGGCGCTGCTGTGCCGCGAACGCGAGGTCGAACTGCGCCCGCTGGCGCTGCGCGATTTCCAGCGCAGGCCGGTGCTGGGGCTGTACTGTTCGCAGCACCGGCAACTGCTCCAGCTTGCCCGGTCGCTGCGCGACGCCGGCGTGGACGTGTACGAAGCCGATATCCGCCCGCCGGAGCGCTACCTGATGGAGCGCTTCATCACCGCGCCGGTGTGGTTCGACGGCGAGCCGGATGCCGGCGGCGTGCTGCGCAACGCGCAGATGAAACCGTCGGCCGACTACCGGCCCGCACTGCGCCTGGTGTCGCTCGATATCGAAACCAGCGCGGCGGGTGAACTGTATTCGATCGCGCTGGAAGGCTGCGGCCAGCGACAGGTCTATGTGCTGGGGCCCGCGCCGCAAACGCCAGGGGACGTCGGTTTCCCGCTTACCTACTGCGCGACGCGGCCCGAACTGCTGCACCGGCTGAACCAGTGGCTGGCCGATCACGATCCCGATGCCATCATCGGCTGGAACCTGGTGCAGTTCGACCTGCGCGTGCTGCAGGAGCAGGCGCGCCAGTTCCAGGTGCCGCTGCGACTGGGGCGGGGCGGCGCCGAGATGGAATGGCGCGAGCACAACGCCCAGCAGCACTTCTTCGCCAGCGCGCCGGGGCGCCTCATCATCGACGGCATCGAGGCGCTGCGCTCGGCCACCTGGAGCTTTGCGTCGTTCAGCCTCGAAGCGGTGGCGCAGGCGCTGCTGGGGGAGGGCAAGGCGATCGACAATCCGTACGACCGCATGGACGCCATCGACCGCATGTTCGCCCATGACAAGCCGGCCCTGGCGCGCTACAACCTGCGCGACTGCGAACTGGTGACGCGCATCTTCGAGAAGACGGAGCTGCTGCGGTTCCTGCTGGAACGCGCGACGGTCACGGGCCTGCCGGCCGACCGCAGCGGCGGCTCGGTGGCGGCCTTCACGCACCTGTACATGCCGCTGATGCACCGGCAGGGCTATGTCGCGCCCAACCTGGGCGACAAGGCGCCCGAGGCCAGTCCCGGCGGCTTCGTCATGGACTCGCGGCCCGGGTTGTACGAGTCCGTGCTGGTGCTGGACTACAAGAGCCTCTACCCGTCGATCATCCGCACCTTCCTGATCGACCCGGTCGGACTGGTCGAAGGCCTGGCCAATCCGGACGATGCCGATGCGGTGCCGGGCTTCCGCGGCGCGCGCTTTTCGCGGACCAGGCACTGCCTGCCGGCCATCGTCGCGCGGGTGTGGCAGGGCCGCGAGGCGGCCAAGCGCGATGGCAACAAGCCGCTGGCGCAGGCGCTCAAGATCATCATGAACGCGTTCTACGGCGTGTTGGGCTCCAGCGGCTGCCGGTTCTTCGACGCGCGGCTGGCGTCTTCGATCACCATGCGCGGGCACGAGATCATGCGGCAGACCCGGGCGCTGATCGAGGCGCGCGGCTACGAGGTGATCTACGGCGACACCGACTCGACCTTCGTCTGGCTGCGCCGCGCCCGCACCGAAGCCGACGCCACGCAGATCGGACGCAGCCTGGTCGCCTACGTCAACGACTGGTGGCGCGACCACCTGTGGCAAACCTATGGGCTGGAGAGCGCGCTGGAGCTGCAGTTCGAGACGCACTTCCGGCGCTTCCTGATGCCGACCATCCGGGGCACCGACCTGGGCAGCAAGAAGCGCTATGCCGGCCAGGTGGAGCGGCCGGACGGCAAGCGCGAGATGGTGTTCAAGGGGCTGGAGACGGTGCGCACCGACTGGTCGCCGCTGGCGCAGCGCTTCCAGCAGACCCTTTATGAAAAGGTCTTCAACCGCGAGCCGTATGCCGACTATGTGCGCGACATCGTGCGCCGCACGCTGGCCGGGGAACTGGACGAAGAACTGGTCTACCGCAAGCGGCTGCGGCGCAAGCTCGACGATTACCAGCGCAACGTGCCGCCGCACGTTCGGGCCGCGCGCCTTGCCGATGCCCATAACGCGCGCCTCGGCAGGCCGCGCCAGTACCAGCACGGCGGCTGGATCAGCTATGTGATGACCGTGGCGGGACCTGAACCGCTCGAGGCGCGCACCGCGCCGATCGACTACGCGCATTATGTGACCCGGCAACTCGAGCCGATTGCGGATGCGATCCTGCCGTTCCTGGACGACGCCTTCGAGACGCTGCTGTCGGGCCAGATGGCGCTGTTTCCGCAATAA
- a CDS encoding biotin/lipoyl-containing protein: RMRQALAAYHVVGLSTNVAFLQRLVKSEAFRTADLDTGLIERNEAVLFPPPAPVGMEPIALAVAALLEREARELRIDAADPHSPWTHAGAWRLNGGVSRTLRFGYGEQVLEVTLNSNERGSTLIYADQAAPFAYTCQADDIRVNLGTRRAHGQVHLEGDEFHVFHGGRHATLAWIDPLAHAGEAEGEGGKLTAPMPGKVIAVMVEAGSTVTRGAPLLVMEAMKMEHTICAPADGVVSEVLYGIGEQVSEGAQLLAFSA; the protein is encoded by the coding sequence CGCATGCGCCAGGCGCTGGCGGCGTATCACGTGGTGGGGCTGTCGACCAACGTGGCGTTCCTGCAGCGGCTGGTGAAGTCGGAGGCGTTCCGTACCGCCGATCTCGACACCGGCCTGATCGAGCGCAACGAGGCGGTCCTGTTCCCGCCGCCGGCGCCGGTCGGCATGGAACCGATCGCGCTGGCGGTGGCAGCGCTGCTGGAACGCGAGGCGCGCGAGTTGCGTATCGATGCCGCCGACCCGCACTCGCCGTGGACGCACGCGGGCGCGTGGCGGCTGAACGGCGGCGTGTCGCGCACGCTGCGCTTCGGCTATGGCGAGCAGGTGCTGGAGGTGACGCTGAACAGCAACGAGCGCGGCAGCACGCTGATCTATGCGGACCAGGCCGCGCCCTTCGCCTACACCTGCCAGGCGGACGATATCCGCGTCAACCTGGGCACGCGGCGCGCGCACGGACAGGTGCACCTGGAGGGCGACGAGTTCCACGTGTTCCACGGCGGCCGCCACGCCACGCTCGCCTGGATCGATCCGCTGGCGCATGCCGGAGAGGCCGAAGGCGAGGGCGGCAAGCTGACTGCGCCGATGCCGGGCAAGGTCATCGCCGTGATGGTCGAGGCCGGCAGCACGGTCACGCGCGGCGCGCCGCTGCTGGTGATGGAGGCGATGAAGATGGAGCACACCATCTGCGCGCCGGCCGACGGTGTCGTCAGCGAGGTGCTCTACGGGATCGGCGAGCAGGTTTCGGAGGGAGCGCAACTGCTCGCGTTCAGCGCCTGA
- a CDS encoding DUF4142 domain-containing protein: MPFNARQPGRPRLHARTALAAMLLCLTTGLYAAPPAGDVDFMNKAAQAGQMEIEASKLAETKAASATVKRFAGQMLQDHRAAAEDLKRLANTKGVQLPTTPGPDDQKKLEALGALQGASFDKQYANEVGVKAHNDAVALFRKAASDARDSDVRDFAKKTLQTLEHHLESARKMASEVSR; the protein is encoded by the coding sequence ATGCCATTCAACGCACGCCAGCCCGGCCGCCCTCGGCTTCACGCCAGAACCGCCCTCGCGGCAATGCTGCTTTGCCTGACAACAGGCCTGTACGCCGCGCCGCCCGCCGGCGATGTCGACTTCATGAACAAGGCCGCACAGGCGGGCCAGATGGAGATCGAGGCCAGCAAGCTGGCCGAGACCAAGGCCGCCAGCGCTACGGTCAAGCGCTTTGCCGGGCAGATGCTGCAGGATCACCGCGCCGCGGCGGAAGACCTCAAGCGGCTGGCCAACACCAAGGGCGTGCAATTGCCAACCACGCCAGGTCCCGATGATCAGAAGAAGCTGGAAGCCCTGGGCGCGCTGCAAGGCGCCAGCTTCGACAAGCAGTACGCCAATGAAGTCGGCGTCAAGGCGCACAACGATGCCGTGGCGCTGTTCCGCAAGGCCGCAAGCGACGCGCGCGACAGCGACGTAAGGGACTTCGCCAAGAAGACCTTGCAGACGCTTGAGCATCATCTGGAATCGGCCAGGAAAATGGCTTCGGAGGTATCGCGATAG
- a CDS encoding SOS response-associated peptidase family protein: MCTNYAPVPAPVLRDVFGAEPPPGTWKPEVWPGDAAPIVRADASSRSECLLATFGLVPRSRHVHGARDFETMNVRAECVGDKRGSCSAWHRTQLCLVPAMAIYEPCYIAGQGWIRYRIWLPDEPALGIAGLWKQWPDGSCSFAMFTVSAPGHAVMKRMHAPGKEKRSVVMIPHLQWGAWLACRDPELARSFMALYPAEKMMAVPDPLTPQPAEEAGAASLGAPSR; this comes from the coding sequence GTGTGTACCAATTACGCCCCGGTACCAGCGCCGGTGCTGCGCGATGTTTTCGGTGCCGAGCCACCGCCCGGCACATGGAAGCCGGAGGTCTGGCCCGGCGATGCCGCGCCGATCGTCCGTGCGGATGCCAGCAGCCGAAGCGAGTGCCTGTTGGCAACCTTCGGACTGGTGCCACGCTCGCGTCATGTCCACGGCGCCCGGGATTTCGAAACCATGAACGTCCGTGCCGAGTGCGTCGGCGACAAGCGAGGTTCATGCAGCGCGTGGCACCGCACCCAGCTGTGCCTGGTGCCTGCGATGGCTATCTACGAGCCGTGCTATATCGCCGGCCAGGGTTGGATCCGGTACCGGATCTGGCTGCCGGACGAGCCGGCGCTCGGCATTGCCGGACTGTGGAAGCAATGGCCGGACGGATCCTGTTCTTTCGCCATGTTCACGGTGAGCGCGCCGGGCCATGCGGTGATGAAACGGATGCACGCCCCGGGCAAGGAAAAACGGTCGGTCGTCATGATTCCGCACCTGCAATGGGGCGCGTGGCTGGCGTGCCGGGATCCTGAACTGGCGCGAAGCTTCATGGCGCTCTACCCGGCCGAGAAAATGATGGCTGTCCCTGACCCGCTTACGCCTCAACCGGCCGAGGAGGCCGGCGCGGCAAGCCTGGGCGCGCCATCACGGTAA